A stretch of the Nicotiana tabacum cultivar K326 chromosome 6, ASM71507v2, whole genome shotgun sequence genome encodes the following:
- the LOC107799323 gene encoding transcription factor MYB61-like: MSSVPQQQQESTNMEEIKKGAWSPEEDQKLKSYIMRYGIWNWSHMPKFAGLSRTGKSCRLRWMNYLRPDVKRGPFSIEERGTVIKTYQELGNRWSEIAARLPGRADNEVKNFFHTHLKKHLGVKNDAPLKSTRAKSNKRVVKKTKGNERTNGDKRSPEVSSSDSSSIITFEENQMMDVSVNLSQIYYNIVDQPNIDMEIRPVILESNPDDGTYNSNCQQLHDQFEYSHSISECCSSFDSIDQFDMSSFWFDELWDAETYEFLRDVITY; the protein is encoded by the exons ATGTCAAGTGTACCACAACAGCAGCAGGAGAGTACAAACATGGAGGAGATAAAGAAGGGAGCATGGTCTCCTGAGGAAGACCAAAAACTGAAATCTTATATCATGAGATATGGCATTTGGAATTGGAGCCATATGCCCAAATTTGCAG GACTTTCAAGAACGGGGAAAAGTTGTAGACTTAGATGGATGAATTATCTCCGCCCTGATGTTAAGAGAGGACCCTTTAGCATTGAAGAAAGAGGAACAGTCATCAAAACCTATCAGGAACTTGGGAATAG ATGGTCAGAAATTGCTGCAAGATTGCCAGGAAGAGCTGATAACGAAGTTAAGAACTTCTTCCACACACACTTAAAGAAGCATTTGGGAGTGAAAAATGATGCCCCGTTGAAGAGTACTAGGGCAAAAAGCAATAAAAGGGTAGTGAAGAAAACCAAAGGAAATGAGAGGACAAATGGCGACAAACGATCACCTGAAGTTTCTTCATCAGACAGCAGCAGTATTATTACATTTGAAGAAAATCAAATGATGGACGTTTCTGTGAATTTATCTCAAATATATTACAACATTGTCGATCAACCAAATATTGACATGGAAATTAGGCCGGTTATATTGGAGAGCAACCCAGATGATGGTACTTATAATTCCAACTGCCAACAACTTCATGATCAGTTTGAGTACTCTCATAGCATTTCCGAATGTTGTTCCAGCTTTGACTCAATCGACCAGTTCGATATGAGTTCATTCTGGTTTGATGAACTTTGGGATGCCGAAACATATGAGTTTTTGAGAGATGTTATAACTTATTAG